Proteins encoded within one genomic window of Spiribacter curvatus:
- the xseA gene encoding exodeoxyribonuclease VII large subunit, producing MDTPTADNVYTVSRLNQTVRALLEQALPLVWVEGEISNLARPRSGHIYFTLKDADSQVRCALFRNRALRLRTTPENGDQVRIRARIGLYAPRGEYQLIAEHLEPAGDGALQRAFAALKAQLDTEGLFDPAHKQSIPTLPRRIGVITSPTGAAIRDIVSVLKRRFPALPILIYPVPVQGTGAAAEVIEAIQRADRRQEVDALIVGRGGGSLEDLQAFNDEHVARAIHACTLPVISAVGHEVDITIADLVADERAATPSAAAERLSPDGEALARAIQQGYARLRQGLARTLGERRERITRLERRLSAQHPGRRLRDRAQRLDELDQRLGRAMTGHLETRAQQIGRLERRVQTQNPGVRIRRLSDSTVQMNQRLERGLRERIRRERARLEASARTLESLSPLGTLARGYAIVQPADSGAVIHRAADVAVGDPIRARLSEGALIARVEGYDETT from the coding sequence ATGGATACCCCGACTGCGGATAACGTCTACACCGTCTCGCGGCTCAATCAGACCGTGCGCGCTCTGCTTGAGCAGGCGCTGCCGCTGGTGTGGGTAGAGGGTGAAATCTCCAATCTGGCCCGCCCCCGCTCCGGGCATATCTATTTCACGCTCAAGGACGCCGACTCGCAGGTTCGCTGCGCGCTTTTCCGCAATCGCGCCCTACGGCTGCGAACCACTCCCGAGAATGGCGATCAAGTCCGCATTCGGGCACGCATCGGCCTCTACGCCCCGCGCGGCGAATATCAGCTCATCGCAGAGCATCTGGAACCGGCCGGGGACGGCGCCCTGCAACGCGCATTCGCGGCGTTGAAGGCTCAGCTCGACACGGAGGGCCTCTTCGATCCTGCTCACAAACAATCCATCCCCACGCTGCCGCGGCGCATTGGCGTCATCACCTCACCAACTGGGGCGGCGATCCGCGATATCGTGAGTGTGTTGAAACGGCGCTTCCCGGCCCTGCCCATCCTGATCTATCCAGTGCCGGTACAGGGCACGGGTGCGGCGGCGGAGGTCATCGAGGCCATCCAACGCGCCGATCGCCGGCAGGAGGTGGACGCTTTGATCGTTGGTCGCGGCGGCGGCTCGCTGGAGGATCTGCAGGCCTTCAATGACGAGCATGTGGCCCGAGCCATCCACGCCTGCACGCTCCCGGTGATCAGCGCGGTGGGGCACGAGGTGGATATCACCATTGCCGACCTGGTCGCTGATGAGCGAGCCGCCACCCCGTCAGCCGCGGCGGAGCGCCTGTCCCCCGATGGCGAAGCGCTGGCCCGCGCGATCCAGCAGGGCTATGCGCGGTTACGCCAGGGGCTTGCACGGACCCTCGGCGAACGTCGTGAACGGATCACTCGACTGGAGCGGCGACTGAGCGCGCAACATCCAGGTCGCCGGCTCCGCGATCGCGCCCAGCGACTCGACGAGCTCGACCAGCGCCTCGGCAGGGCAATGACGGGCCACCTCGAGACCCGCGCACAACAGATAGGGCGTCTCGAGCGACGGGTACAGACGCAGAATCCGGGGGTCCGCATCCGGCGGCTGTCTGATTCAACCGTCCAGATGAATCAACGGCTTGAGCGCGGCCTGCGCGAGCGAATCCGCCGTGAGCGGGCCCGACTGGAAGCGAGCGCGCGAACGCTCGAGAGCCTGAGTCCGCTTGGAACGCTTGCGCGGGGCTATGCCATCGTCCAGCCAGCCGACAGTGGTGCGGTGATACACCGGGCGGCGGATGTGGCCGTGGGCGATCCAATCCGGGCGCGGCTCAGCGAGGGCGCGCTGATCGCCCGCGTCGAGGGCTACGACGAGACGACTTAA
- a CDS encoding FAD-dependent oxidoreductase, which translates to MDLDLSLGQYGLDFHTLQTTAGLGRVDAAFLDELKTAAPQLAARLEDYRGRDTDLPGTQNSELLIELGPYVEAFIGRLFGIESELDALRRSILANDVVMQFKQAFVQRRVKRHRRPVEQSFEALDATLRAGLGDKAGDDEERAIAEFGMALLEDEAANAEAIETLTAWCKLARQTTDGQARVRGWASFKLPERVDHFDRVPAERVEIDGVERLQAEPDRRRTRDGFSLTDHRMDARHVQSEIHYCIYCHDHEGDFCSRGFPEKKAQPELGYKADPLGVTLTGCPLEEKISEMHVLRRDGYNLAALAMIMVDNPMVPATGHRICNDCMKGCIYQKQDPVDIPQIETRVLGDSLDLSWGVELYHLLTRWNPLRREQFIQQPDNNRRVLIAGMGPAGFTMAHHLTMNGTAVVGVDGLKIEPLPASLLEAPVERWADLQEDLDERILMGFGGVAEYGITVRWDKNFLKLIYLTLARRHNFRVFGGARLGGTVTLEDAWALGFDHVVNATGAGLPRVVHMGNSLARGMRQASDFLMALQLTGAAKASSLASLQVRLPAVVVGGGLTGVDTATEVQAYYVKQVEKILERYERLSERLGESAVTAGMNDEDQATLTEFLEHGRAIRTERAAAAAAEREPDFNPLVRAWGGVTVAYRKGMTDSPAYVRNHEEVIKATEEGLYYAQGLEPLHAEVDQYEHVSALVCRELERHDGRWAPTGAERRLPARAIFIAAGTVPNTIYEREYPNTFRLEGNHFLPHNATDQGLEPVDDADHCKSRVFGPFTSYNEGGRRVTFIGDTHPAFHGSVVNAIASGMRTYPYVMAAMAHDVPGSDEPHTDFLMRMDDLLTARVVEVRNDNPAMVEVWVKAPMAARNFRAGQFYRLQTFESLSPVVDNTRLQIPLITVSGTGVKNDCIRLMVLQWGAGPRLVGRLRPGDPLVLMGPTGAPTDMPTGRTIMVVAGRWGAAVMLDIGAALRAAGNRVLYVAAFGAAGDVDHQDELEAGADQIIWCTAKDERIEARRPQDVSIQATDMIDVVKRYDEGDIGPSEGGIPLSDVDRIMVMGGTGLLKGFQTAVRGELAERVAEGCDAFGTVGSPMQCMMQGVCAQCLQWQVDPETGERTRPVFSCAGQDQPLTWIDLDNLSARQQQNRLSDRLNSQWLEQVLPEAEPR; encoded by the coding sequence ATGGATCTTGATCTCAGCCTCGGCCAGTACGGCCTTGATTTTCACACCCTGCAGACGACCGCCGGCCTCGGCCGCGTCGATGCGGCGTTTCTCGATGAGCTGAAAACCGCGGCGCCGCAGCTGGCTGCGCGCCTCGAGGACTATCGCGGTCGCGATACGGATCTACCTGGCACCCAGAACAGTGAACTGCTGATCGAACTCGGCCCCTATGTCGAGGCGTTTATCGGCCGGCTGTTTGGCATCGAGTCAGAGCTCGACGCCCTGCGGCGCTCGATCCTGGCGAACGATGTAGTCATGCAGTTCAAGCAGGCTTTTGTGCAACGCCGGGTCAAGCGCCACCGCCGGCCGGTCGAGCAGTCATTCGAAGCACTTGATGCGACACTACGGGCCGGTCTGGGTGACAAAGCCGGCGATGATGAGGAACGCGCCATCGCCGAGTTTGGCATGGCCCTGCTCGAGGACGAGGCCGCCAACGCCGAGGCCATCGAGACCCTGACTGCCTGGTGCAAACTCGCCCGCCAGACCACCGACGGGCAAGCGCGCGTGCGCGGATGGGCGAGCTTCAAACTGCCCGAACGGGTCGATCACTTTGACCGCGTCCCTGCCGAGCGGGTGGAGATTGACGGCGTCGAGCGTCTGCAGGCCGAACCCGATCGACGCCGCACCCGGGACGGCTTCTCGCTGACCGACCACCGTATGGACGCCCGTCACGTCCAGAGCGAGATTCACTATTGCATCTACTGTCATGACCACGAGGGTGATTTCTGCTCGCGCGGATTCCCCGAGAAAAAGGCCCAGCCCGAGCTTGGCTACAAGGCCGATCCCCTGGGCGTCACGCTGACCGGCTGCCCGCTCGAGGAGAAGATCTCCGAGATGCATGTGCTGCGCCGTGACGGCTACAACCTCGCGGCGCTGGCGATGATCATGGTCGATAACCCCATGGTGCCCGCCACCGGTCATCGAATCTGTAACGACTGTATGAAGGGCTGCATCTATCAGAAGCAGGATCCGGTGGATATCCCCCAGATCGAGACCCGAGTGCTTGGCGACAGCCTGGATCTGAGCTGGGGCGTCGAGCTCTATCACTTGCTGACGCGCTGGAATCCGCTGCGCCGTGAACAGTTCATTCAGCAGCCGGATAACAACCGCCGCGTTCTGATCGCCGGGATGGGACCGGCTGGCTTTACCATGGCCCATCACCTGACCATGAATGGCACCGCGGTTGTCGGTGTGGATGGCCTTAAGATCGAACCGCTGCCGGCGTCTTTGCTTGAGGCACCGGTAGAGCGCTGGGCGGACCTGCAGGAAGACCTCGACGAGCGCATCCTCATGGGCTTCGGCGGCGTCGCTGAGTACGGCATCACCGTGCGCTGGGACAAGAACTTTCTCAAGCTCATCTACCTGACCCTGGCGCGGCGGCATAACTTCCGCGTGTTCGGGGGCGCCCGCCTCGGCGGCACGGTCACCCTCGAGGATGCCTGGGCACTCGGCTTCGACCATGTCGTCAACGCCACCGGCGCCGGTCTGCCGCGCGTGGTGCACATGGGCAATAGCCTCGCCCGCGGCATGCGTCAGGCGAGCGATTTTCTGATGGCGCTGCAGCTCACCGGTGCCGCCAAGGCGTCCAGCCTGGCGAGCCTGCAGGTGCGACTGCCTGCGGTGGTGGTTGGCGGCGGACTGACCGGCGTTGATACCGCCACCGAGGTCCAGGCCTATTACGTCAAGCAGGTCGAAAAGATCCTCGAGCGCTATGAGCGACTGTCCGAGCGGCTGGGTGAGAGCGCAGTCACTGCCGGTATGAATGACGAGGACCAGGCCACGCTCACGGAATTCCTCGAGCATGGCCGAGCGATTCGTACAGAGCGTGCAGCGGCCGCCGCGGCCGAGCGCGAACCGGATTTCAACCCACTCGTGCGCGCCTGGGGCGGTGTGACCGTCGCCTATCGCAAAGGTATGACCGATTCGCCCGCCTATGTGCGCAATCACGAGGAGGTGATCAAGGCCACCGAGGAAGGGCTCTATTACGCCCAGGGGCTGGAGCCACTGCATGCCGAGGTCGATCAGTACGAGCATGTCAGCGCGCTGGTGTGCCGTGAACTGGAGCGCCATGATGGCCGCTGGGCACCTACTGGTGCCGAGCGCCGGCTACCGGCGCGGGCGATCTTCATCGCCGCCGGCACGGTACCCAATACGATCTACGAGCGCGAATACCCGAACACCTTCCGTCTCGAGGGCAACCACTTCCTGCCCCACAACGCCACCGATCAGGGTCTGGAACCGGTCGATGACGCCGATCACTGCAAGTCCCGGGTGTTCGGACCGTTTACGTCCTACAACGAGGGCGGGCGCCGGGTCACATTCATCGGCGATACGCATCCGGCCTTCCACGGCAGCGTGGTTAACGCGATTGCCTCGGGCATGCGGACCTACCCCTATGTCATGGCCGCGATGGCGCATGACGTCCCCGGTAGTGACGAGCCCCATACCGACTTCCTGATGCGCATGGATGATCTGCTCACGGCGCGCGTGGTCGAGGTGCGTAACGATAATCCGGCGATGGTCGAGGTCTGGGTCAAGGCGCCGATGGCCGCCCGTAACTTCCGGGCCGGTCAGTTCTACCGGTTGCAGACCTTCGAGTCACTCTCGCCGGTGGTCGACAATACCCGGCTACAAATCCCGCTGATCACAGTCTCCGGGACCGGGGTGAAGAACGACTGCATCCGCCTGATGGTGCTCCAGTGGGGCGCCGGGCCACGACTGGTCGGCCGGCTTCGCCCGGGTGATCCGTTGGTGCTCATGGGGCCCACCGGTGCACCCACCGATATGCCGACCGGACGCACCATCATGGTGGTCGCCGGTCGCTGGGGCGCGGCGGTGATGCTGGATATCGGGGCGGCGCTCCGTGCCGCCGGCAACCGTGTGCTCTATGTCGCCGCCTTTGGCGCGGCCGGTGATGTGGATCACCAGGACGAGCTGGAAGCCGGTGCCGATCAGATCATCTGGTGCACGGCGAAGGATGAGCGTATCGAGGCACGCCGGCCGCAGGATGTCAGCATCCAGGCAACTGACATGATCGATGTGGTCAAGCGTTATGACGAGGGTGATATCGGCCCGAGCGAGGGCGGAATACCACTCTCGGATGTCGACCGGATTATGGTCATGGGAGGCACAGGGCTGCTCAAGGGCTTTCAGACGGCCGTGCGTGGCGAGCTCGCGGAGCGGGTGGCCGAGGGCTGTGACGCCTTCGGCACTGTAGGCAGTCCCATGCAATGCATGATGCAAGGCGTCTGCGCGCAGTGTCTGCAGTGGCAGGTCGATCCGGAGACCGGTGAGCGGACCCGGCCGGTTTTCTCCTGCGCTGGCCAGGATCAGCCCCTGACCTGGATTGATCTCGACAATCTCTCGGCCCGCCAGCAGCAGAACCGGCTGAGCGACCGCCTCAACTCGCAGTGGCTCGAGCAGGTCCTGCCCGAGGCCGAACCACGCTAG
- the acpS gene encoding holo-ACP synthase, which produces MSIIGIGTDIVRIERLEQLQRRYGDRLADRLLGPAERPVYQSLADRSGPAAAFLARRFAAKEAAAKALGCGIGAQARLPELQIEHTPVGAPVLTFTGAARRRSLDLGVARSHVSISDERDQALAFVILEG; this is translated from the coding sequence TTGAGCATCATCGGTATCGGCACGGATATCGTCCGTATCGAGCGGCTCGAGCAACTCCAGCGGCGCTATGGCGATCGGTTGGCGGATCGCCTGCTGGGCCCGGCCGAGCGGCCGGTCTATCAATCGCTCGCCGATCGCAGCGGCCCGGCGGCGGCATTCCTGGCGCGCCGCTTCGCGGCCAAGGAAGCAGCCGCCAAGGCGCTTGGCTGCGGGATCGGTGCGCAGGCCCGATTACCGGAACTGCAGATCGAGCACACCCCCGTCGGGGCACCGGTGCTGACATTCACCGGTGCGGCCCGGCGTCGTTCCCTCGACCTTGGCGTCGCGCGAAGCCATGTGAGTATCAGTGACGAGCGCGATCAGGCGCTCGCCTTTGTGATACTTGAGGGCTAG
- the pdxJ gene encoding pyridoxine 5'-phosphate synthase — protein MAHHQGSLEPLLGVNVDHVATLRRKRGTRYPDPVHAAQVAEQAGADAITVHLREDRRHVTDRDVEILAQTLQTRMNLEMAVTDEMLAIGARIQATDCCLVPERREELTTEGGLDVAGDPSRCANACRVLTEAGSRVSLFIDPEPAQLHAAVEVGAPVVELHTGAFADARSDSDIHAQFQRIREAAGLGASLGLQVNAGHGLHYHNVAPIAALPEITELNIGHSIIAHALFAGLDGAVREMRRLIREARH, from the coding sequence ATGGCCCATCATCAAGGCAGTCTTGAGCCGCTGCTCGGCGTCAATGTTGATCATGTTGCAACGCTGCGGCGCAAACGCGGCACGCGCTACCCCGATCCGGTCCATGCCGCGCAGGTTGCCGAGCAGGCCGGGGCGGACGCCATCACCGTCCACCTTCGCGAGGATCGGCGCCATGTGACCGACCGTGATGTCGAGATTCTCGCGCAGACGCTGCAGACCCGGATGAATCTTGAAATGGCGGTCACCGATGAGATGCTGGCCATTGGCGCACGTATCCAGGCAACGGATTGCTGTCTCGTGCCGGAGCGCCGCGAGGAGCTGACCACTGAGGGCGGGCTGGACGTGGCGGGCGATCCGTCGCGATGCGCCAATGCCTGTCGGGTCCTGACGGAAGCCGGATCGCGGGTGTCTCTGTTCATCGATCCCGAACCGGCGCAATTGCACGCCGCGGTAGAGGTCGGAGCGCCCGTGGTCGAGCTGCACACCGGTGCATTCGCCGATGCCCGCAGCGATAGCGACATCCACGCCCAGTTCCAGCGTATCCGCGAGGCGGCGGGCCTCGGCGCTTCGCTGGGGCTGCAGGTCAATGCCGGTCATGGCCTGCACTATCACAACGTCGCGCCCATTGCGGCCCTGCCCGAGATCACAGAGCTCAACATTGGTCATTCGATCATTGCCCATGCCCTTTTCGCGGGCCTCGATGGCGCCGTCAGAGAGATGCGGCGGCTGATCCGCGAGGCGCGTCATTGA
- the recO gene encoding DNA repair protein RecO: protein MTTQPRDASLEPGFILHTRAYRDTSLLLEVLSRSHGRVGLVARGARSRKSRMAGLLQPFQPLALSWRSRGEMGALRQVEPAGRPFTLKGRRLVSGLYANELLLRLLGREDPHPGLFEHYLNLLEALAETVPEAVALRGFERDLLGLLGYGLALARDTEDDPLVPTQWYRYDPTRGAMPVAGPETTGPVVRGETLLGLAEPVITEATARASRDLMRAALQPHIGHRPLKTRELYGRYTARGDPDHGPSSRQS, encoded by the coding sequence ATGACGACCCAGCCGCGGGATGCCAGTCTCGAGCCGGGGTTCATTCTGCACACGCGCGCCTATCGCGACACCAGTCTATTGCTCGAGGTGCTGAGTCGCAGCCACGGACGGGTAGGGCTGGTGGCACGCGGTGCCCGCAGCCGGAAATCGAGGATGGCCGGGCTGCTCCAGCCCTTTCAGCCGTTGGCGCTATCCTGGCGTAGTCGCGGTGAGATGGGGGCGCTCAGACAGGTCGAGCCGGCCGGTCGCCCCTTCACGCTCAAAGGCCGGCGGCTGGTGAGCGGGCTCTACGCCAACGAGCTTCTGCTGCGGCTGCTGGGTCGCGAGGATCCGCATCCGGGGCTTTTCGAGCATTATCTCAATCTCCTCGAGGCCCTCGCCGAGACCGTTCCCGAGGCAGTCGCCCTGCGTGGATTTGAGCGGGATCTTCTGGGACTGCTCGGCTATGGTCTAGCGCTGGCTCGTGACACGGAGGACGACCCACTGGTACCGACGCAATGGTATCGTTACGATCCCACGCGTGGCGCGATGCCAGTGGCGGGCCCGGAGACGACCGGCCCGGTGGTGCGGGGTGAGACCCTGCTCGGTCTCGCCGAACCCGTGATCACCGAGGCGACCGCGCGGGCCAGTCGTGATCTGATGCGGGCGGCACTGCAACCGCATATTGGCCACCGCCCACTTAAAACACGCGAGCTCTACGGTCGCTATACAGCCAGGGGAGACCCCGATCATGGCCCATCATCAAGGCAGTCTTGA
- the era gene encoding GTPase Era, producing the protein MNDSQTPPDDGFVSGFVALVGRPNVGKSTLLNALLGQKISIATRKPQTTRHRILGIHQRDDAQIVYVDTPGLHEGGKTAMNRYMNDAAGSALSDVDVVVFLIEAGRWTEADEQVLRRLQAIDTPVIAVINKADRLRDKNQLLPEIELMSKRFGFAAVVPVSALKSDNLQALEGSLIEQLPAGPPLFPRDQVTDRDERFMATELVREQLTLMLGDELPYASTVEIEAFEQEGQLRRIAVIVWVERVGQRRIVIGEGGEQAKRIGAAARRQMEHLFGGRVYLKLWVKVREGWSDDARMLKSLGYHAGQ; encoded by the coding sequence ATGAATGATTCACAAACCCCACCGGATGACGGTTTCGTCTCTGGGTTCGTGGCACTGGTCGGGCGCCCCAACGTCGGCAAGTCGACATTGCTCAACGCATTGCTCGGTCAGAAGATCAGCATCGCCACCCGTAAGCCCCAGACTACCCGTCACCGGATTCTAGGCATCCATCAGCGTGACGACGCCCAGATTGTCTATGTGGACACCCCGGGGCTCCATGAGGGCGGTAAGACCGCCATGAACCGCTACATGAACGATGCGGCGGGCAGCGCGCTCAGCGATGTCGACGTGGTCGTGTTCCTGATTGAGGCCGGCCGCTGGACCGAGGCTGATGAGCAGGTGCTCAGGCGGCTGCAGGCGATCGATACGCCAGTGATTGCGGTGATCAACAAGGCCGACCGGCTGCGGGACAAGAATCAGCTGCTGCCCGAGATCGAGCTGATGTCCAAGCGCTTCGGGTTCGCCGCTGTTGTCCCGGTCTCGGCGCTCAAGAGCGATAACCTGCAGGCGCTTGAGGGATCACTCATCGAGCAATTGCCGGCTGGACCGCCCCTGTTTCCCCGCGACCAGGTCACCGATCGCGATGAGCGTTTCATGGCGACAGAGCTGGTGCGCGAGCAGTTGACCCTGATGCTCGGTGATGAACTGCCCTATGCCAGCACGGTTGAAATCGAGGCCTTCGAGCAGGAGGGCCAGCTGCGCCGGATTGCGGTCATCGTCTGGGTCGAGCGGGTCGGACAGCGCCGCATCGTCATTGGCGAGGGGGGCGAGCAGGCCAAGCGAATCGGCGCGGCGGCCCGTCGTCAGATGGAGCACCTGTTCGGTGGTCGCGTCTACCTCAAGCTCTGGGTCAAGGTGCGTGAGGGCTGGTCGGATGATGCGCGGATGCTGAAATCGTTGGGCTATCACGCCGGTCAATGA
- the rnc gene encoding ribonuclease III: protein MMKGRDRLIQQIDWTFNDPSLLDRAVTHRSADGPNNERLEFLGDAILNFVIASEVFERRPEMHEGELSRLRAALVNKNALAEIARGIDLGAHMVLGSGELKTGGSRRDSILADGLEAVIGAVYLDGGYEAGRGLVRRLFDDHLGRLPDMEALKDPKTRLQEYLQARHLELPSYDVEHVSGRAHQQTFRVGCRCESLQLVGEGSAGNRRQAEQAAAGDLLAKLAAADTGQTHE, encoded by the coding sequence GTGATGAAGGGCCGTGATCGCCTTATCCAGCAGATCGACTGGACATTCAATGACCCGTCCCTGCTCGATCGCGCGGTGACTCACCGCAGCGCCGATGGGCCGAATAACGAGCGCCTTGAATTCCTGGGCGACGCCATCCTCAACTTTGTGATCGCCTCGGAGGTTTTCGAACGCCGTCCAGAGATGCATGAGGGCGAGTTGAGCCGGCTGCGCGCTGCGCTGGTCAATAAGAACGCGCTTGCGGAGATCGCTCGCGGTATCGATCTGGGCGCGCATATGGTCCTCGGCAGTGGTGAGCTCAAGACCGGCGGCAGCCGTCGTGATTCGATCCTTGCCGACGGGCTCGAGGCGGTCATCGGTGCCGTCTATCTGGACGGTGGCTACGAAGCCGGCCGAGGGCTGGTCCGGCGATTGTTCGATGATCACCTCGGGCGTCTACCGGATATGGAGGCGCTCAAGGATCCGAAGACCCGGCTACAGGAGTATCTCCAGGCCCGCCATCTCGAGCTGCCGAGTTATGATGTCGAGCATGTCAGCGGTCGTGCCCACCAGCAGACCTTCCGGGTCGGTTGCCGCTGCGAATCCCTGCAACTCGTCGGCGAAGGTAGCGCCGGCAATCGACGTCAGGCGGAACAGGCTGCGGCTGGCGATTTACTGGCGAAACTCGCCGCCGCAGACACAGGACAGACACATGAATGA
- the lepB gene encoding signal peptidase I has translation MLDFEQLLVLLTLVSGGVWVFDRFRRRRRSPDAAVSWWVDLGRSLFPVILAVLVIRSFIIEPFRIPSGSMLPTLAAGDFILVDKFSYGLRLPVIHQLIVPVGDPSRGDVTVFRYPEDPAQDYIKRIVGVPGDTLTYRDKRLIINGEPLEIERLGEWSGDDAFNLLRERLGGDWHEMMVHQSRDDRQFTFTVPEDEYFVMGDNRDRSSDSRFWGTVPRDHLVGRAFFIWLSWNGGPNWSRMADVIE, from the coding sequence ATGCTTGATTTTGAACAGTTGCTGGTCCTTCTCACGCTGGTGAGCGGTGGGGTCTGGGTGTTTGATCGCTTCCGGCGCAGACGCCGCTCGCCGGATGCCGCGGTGTCTTGGTGGGTGGATCTCGGCCGGTCCCTGTTTCCGGTGATCCTCGCGGTTCTGGTTATCCGTTCATTCATCATCGAACCATTCCGGATCCCATCCGGATCGATGCTGCCGACCCTCGCGGCGGGCGATTTCATTCTCGTCGACAAATTCAGCTACGGCCTGCGGTTGCCGGTTATCCATCAGTTGATCGTGCCGGTGGGCGATCCCTCGCGCGGCGATGTGACGGTGTTCCGTTATCCCGAGGATCCCGCTCAGGACTACATCAAGCGAATCGTCGGCGTGCCCGGGGATACCCTGACCTATCGGGATAAGCGCCTGATCATCAACGGTGAGCCGCTCGAGATCGAACGGCTCGGCGAGTGGAGCGGTGATGACGCGTTCAACCTTCTGCGCGAGCGCCTCGGCGGTGACTGGCACGAAATGATGGTGCACCAGTCGCGGGATGATCGGCAGTTCACTTTTACGGTGCCCGAGGACGAGTACTTCGTGATGGGCGATAACCGGGACCGTAGTAGTGACAGCCGCTTCTGGGGAACCGTGCCGCGCGACCATCTGGTGGGACGCGCCTTTTTCATCTGGCTGAGCTGGAACGGAGGCCCCAATTGGTCGCGAATGGCCGATGTGATCGAGTGA